From the Octadecabacter antarcticus 307 genome, one window contains:
- a CDS encoding 5-guanidino-2-oxopentanoate decarboxylase, giving the protein MKRPLGAQISHMLKDRGIDVIFGIPGVHNQEMYRGIEEAGLTHVLARHEQGAGFMADGYARASGKPGVCYVITGPGVLNALTPIGQAYSDSVPVLMLASCLDEVALEKGQLHQMNDQEGAAACVTDWSATARTADAAYGLIDRALSEFATKRKRPKAIHVPIKLLEAQADAPPMPAPERTCATDATPVIDDIVALLQNAERPLIIAGGGCAGADEALRIVAQAYGAASFSTYAGRGMFAHDDPLHFGSNLSRAGSQAIIGQADVVLAIGTELAEVDIWRPELGHTGTFIRVDIDPEMLTSRPRTDVALCADAGATLFVLADEIQREAVTKWTPTEVVQARAGWRAEIEAERPGLPLIIDCVRAAMPDDVMMYSDMTGFAYAAKDIWPMKRAGHWHHPFGFGTLGYALPASIGGAVARKGLPTVCIIGDYGLQYTIAELGTAVELGLPLVIILWDNGKLGEIEESMISAQIAPNAVIQRNPDFLALAKAYGAHGVQPATLADIAPTLAAAFKANAPTVIRLTPDLIR; this is encoded by the coding sequence ATGAAGAGACCCTTAGGCGCCCAAATCTCCCACATGTTGAAGGATCGCGGCATTGATGTGATTTTTGGCATCCCCGGTGTACACAATCAAGAAATGTATCGTGGGATCGAAGAGGCGGGTCTTACGCATGTTCTGGCGCGTCACGAACAGGGCGCGGGGTTTATGGCCGACGGGTACGCGCGGGCATCCGGCAAACCAGGTGTCTGCTACGTGATTACCGGACCTGGTGTGTTGAACGCGCTGACCCCGATTGGGCAGGCGTATTCGGATTCGGTGCCTGTGTTGATGCTGGCGTCATGTTTGGACGAAGTGGCGCTTGAAAAGGGCCAGTTGCACCAGATGAACGACCAAGAAGGGGCGGCTGCCTGCGTCACCGATTGGTCCGCCACTGCCCGCACAGCCGACGCTGCGTACGGCTTGATTGACCGTGCCTTGTCTGAATTTGCCACCAAACGGAAGCGTCCCAAGGCGATCCATGTGCCGATTAAGCTGCTTGAGGCGCAAGCCGATGCGCCGCCCATGCCCGCACCCGAGCGGACCTGCGCAACCGATGCCACACCCGTAATCGACGACATTGTCGCCCTGTTGCAAAACGCCGAACGCCCCCTGATCATCGCTGGCGGTGGTTGCGCTGGTGCAGATGAGGCGTTGCGCATTGTCGCCCAAGCATACGGCGCGGCAAGTTTCAGCACCTACGCAGGCCGTGGCATGTTCGCGCACGACGACCCGCTACACTTTGGCTCCAACCTGTCGCGGGCAGGGTCCCAGGCCATCATCGGGCAGGCGGACGTTGTCCTTGCCATCGGGACCGAACTGGCTGAGGTCGACATTTGGCGGCCAGAGCTGGGCCACACGGGAACATTCATTCGCGTGGATATCGACCCTGAGATGTTGACATCGCGACCACGCACTGACGTGGCACTTTGTGCGGACGCAGGGGCGACGCTGTTTGTCCTCGCAGATGAAATCCAGCGCGAAGCCGTGACGAAATGGACCCCCACAGAGGTCGTGCAGGCCCGTGCTGGATGGCGCGCAGAGATTGAAGCAGAACGCCCCGGATTGCCGCTGATCATCGATTGCGTACGCGCCGCAATGCCCGACGACGTGATGATGTATTCGGACATGACGGGCTTTGCCTATGCCGCAAAAGACATCTGGCCAATGAAACGTGCGGGCCACTGGCACCATCCGTTCGGGTTTGGCACACTCGGCTATGCGCTGCCTGCGTCAATTGGCGGGGCCGTAGCGCGCAAAGGCCTGCCCACGGTTTGCATCATTGGCGATTATGGCCTGCAATACACGATTGCGGAACTTGGAACGGCCGTAGAACTGGGCCTGCCGTTGGTGATTATCCTGTGGGACAACGGCAAACTAGGCGAAATTGAAGAGTCGATGATAAGTGCCCAAATCGCGCCCAACGCTGTGATCCAGCGCAATCCGGACTTTCTTGCGCTTGCCAAAGCCTATGGTGCGCATGGGGTGCAACCTGCGACGCTGGCAGATATCGCACCAACGTTGGCCGCTGCGTTCAAAGCGAACGCGCCGACGGTTATCCGCCTGACACCTGATCTTATTAGGTAA
- a CDS encoding glycine--tRNA ligase subunit alpha: MADIPRSFQEIILRLQAYWAAKGCAIMQPYDLEVGAGTFHPATTLRSLGTVPWAAAYVQPSRRPTDGRYGENPNRLQHFYQFQVLIKPSPPDLQELYLGSLKAIGVDMDLHDIRFVEDDWESPTLGAWGLGWEVWCDGMEVSQFTYFQQVGGHECHPISGELTYGLERLAMYVLGVDHVMDMPYNDPDASIPLTYGDVFKQAEQEYSRFNFDIADTDILLKHFEDAERECAAILAHDPVDPKTGHKIVMAQPAYDQAIKASHLFNLLDARGVISVTERQAYIGRVRTLTKHCADAFLQTAAGGQTEDAA; the protein is encoded by the coding sequence ATGGCCGATATACCGCGCAGTTTTCAAGAAATTATCCTTCGCCTTCAGGCGTATTGGGCCGCGAAAGGTTGCGCCATTATGCAGCCCTACGATCTAGAGGTCGGCGCGGGCACGTTCCACCCCGCCACGACACTGCGCAGTCTTGGCACCGTGCCGTGGGCCGCGGCCTATGTGCAACCATCGCGCCGCCCCACCGATGGGCGCTACGGCGAAAACCCGAACCGTTTGCAACACTTTTACCAGTTTCAAGTGCTGATCAAACCCAGTCCGCCCGATTTGCAGGAGCTTTATTTGGGGTCGTTGAAAGCCATTGGCGTGGACATGGATTTGCACGATATCCGTTTTGTAGAAGACGATTGGGAAAGCCCGACTTTGGGCGCTTGGGGCCTTGGCTGGGAAGTTTGGTGTGATGGTATGGAAGTGTCACAATTCACGTATTTTCAACAGGTTGGTGGCCACGAATGCCATCCTATATCTGGTGAATTGACCTATGGGCTGGAACGCCTTGCGATGTATGTTCTGGGCGTCGATCACGTGATGGACATGCCCTATAATGACCCGGACGCGTCGATTCCGTTGACGTATGGCGACGTGTTCAAGCAAGCGGAACAGGAATATTCACGCTTTAACTTTGACATCGCGGACACCGACATTTTGCTGAAGCATTTCGAAGACGCAGAACGCGAATGTGCAGCGATCTTGGCCCATGACCCTGTTGATCCGAAAACTGGCCATAAAATCGTCATGGCGCAACCCGCTTACGATCAGGCGATCAAAGCCAGCCACCTGTTCAACCTGCTTGATGCGCGCGGGGTGATTTCTGTCACCGAACGCCAAGCCTATATTGGTCGCGTGCGTACCTTGACGAAACACTGCGCCGACGCTTTCTTGCAAACCGCCGCTGGCGGACAAACGGAGGACGCAGCATGA
- a CDS encoding DUF6446 family protein, producing MNATRFAIVFIVGFSIFGGALMYYQLEYAGYVELTPAEVGEIQLINIISGNPEAILSENVEAIDSLVDGVRLSSSVSYRACFETPRNQTMLAETYVIMDDAVPWTAPSWFDCFDAREVGKALEDGDAIAFISQENINFGIDRVVAILPDGRGFVWHQPNPCGEAVFSGDPTPDGCPDLPEDF from the coding sequence ATGAACGCCACCCGTTTTGCCATCGTCTTCATCGTTGGATTTTCTATTTTTGGCGGGGCCTTGATGTATTACCAGCTCGAATACGCGGGCTATGTAGAACTAACACCGGCTGAGGTTGGAGAAATCCAATTAATCAACATAATTTCAGGCAACCCAGAGGCGATATTGTCGGAAAATGTAGAGGCGATAGACTCGCTTGTCGACGGCGTCCGTCTGTCTAGCAGCGTGTCCTACCGCGCCTGTTTTGAGACGCCACGAAACCAAACCATGCTGGCTGAAACATACGTCATCATGGACGATGCCGTGCCGTGGACCGCACCATCATGGTTTGACTGTTTCGATGCCCGCGAGGTTGGCAAGGCGCTGGAAGACGGCGATGCAATCGCGTTCATAAGTCAAGAAAACATCAATTTTGGCATCGACCGCGTCGTGGCCATACTGCCGGATGGACGTGGCTTTGTGTGGCACCAACCCAACCCCTGCGGGGAGGCCGTATTTTCCGGCGATCCAACCCCGGATGGCTGCCCAGACCTGCCCGAGGACTTTTAG
- a CDS encoding serine protease: MVRILSALIVSIFMALPATAQQSVWVQIEAQRTLTGAQDAARGYAADGVSDVTGFALPNGWYGIALGPYGAIDADTKLDRLRSARVIPADSYIVDGNRFRSQFWPVGVTSPADLVAVEPSGTTAPDQTPIAAIEPEPNPDSILPPAETLREAQVSEQALDRDEKQLLQTALQWAGFYDGAIDGLYGRGTRRSMSLWQQANNHEPTGVLTSGQRAELLGGYNSILDGIGLQLVRDDASGIEMKIPTGVVRFSEYEPPFARFDASGDVAAQVLLISQPGDQTRMFGLYEILQTLAIIPPEGERARRDRSFVIEGADDTVQSYTSVSLENGEIKGFTLVWPAGDDERRRRVLGEMVASFTTISGVLDPAIARPDEDQAIDMIAGLAVRKPIRDRSGFYINAAGDVLTTLEAIGQCASITLGLEHDATVVHQDVALGLAVLRPTTRLAPPAVAEFQTGVPRLNAEVAVAGFPYGGVLTTPALTFGTLADIRGLNGEDEIKRLSIFAQPGDAGGPVYDNGGAVLGMLLPKTQENGQSLPPEVSFSLDADQIVASIAGAGLDVVTTESVAYMTPESLTLMAADMAVLVSCWDD, encoded by the coding sequence ATGGTTCGCATTTTATCAGCACTGATTGTCAGCATTTTTATGGCCCTTCCAGCAACAGCCCAACAAAGCGTTTGGGTGCAGATCGAAGCCCAGCGCACATTAACGGGCGCACAGGACGCCGCCCGTGGCTATGCCGCCGATGGTGTGTCTGACGTTACAGGGTTCGCCTTACCCAATGGCTGGTACGGCATCGCCCTTGGTCCCTACGGGGCGATTGATGCGGATACCAAACTGGATCGGCTTCGCAGTGCGCGGGTGATCCCCGCCGATAGCTACATCGTTGACGGCAACCGTTTTCGCTCCCAGTTCTGGCCTGTCGGCGTCACCTCGCCCGCTGATCTCGTGGCTGTTGAGCCATCTGGAACGACCGCACCCGATCAAACGCCCATCGCAGCCATTGAACCTGAACCAAACCCAGATTCCATCTTGCCCCCTGCTGAAACCCTTCGTGAAGCGCAGGTCAGCGAGCAAGCGTTGGATCGTGATGAAAAGCAGCTGTTGCAGACAGCATTGCAGTGGGCTGGGTTTTACGATGGCGCGATTGACGGGCTTTATGGACGCGGCACGCGACGGTCGATGTCGTTATGGCAACAGGCCAACAATCATGAACCCACAGGCGTTTTGACCAGCGGCCAGCGGGCTGAACTGCTCGGCGGGTATAATTCCATCCTCGATGGCATCGGTTTGCAATTGGTGCGCGATGATGCGTCCGGTATTGAAATGAAAATCCCCACAGGCGTGGTGAGATTTTCCGAATACGAACCGCCGTTCGCGCGTTTTGATGCGTCGGGCGATGTGGCGGCACAGGTTTTGCTGATCTCACAACCTGGCGATCAGACACGGATGTTCGGGCTTTACGAAATCCTGCAAACACTGGCGATTATCCCACCCGAAGGTGAACGCGCCCGTCGCGATCGTAGCTTTGTGATAGAAGGCGCAGACGACACAGTTCAGTCCTACACCTCCGTTTCGTTGGAAAACGGCGAGATCAAAGGTTTTACTCTGGTTTGGCCCGCAGGTGATGACGAACGTCGCCGCCGTGTACTTGGTGAAATGGTTGCGAGCTTTACGACAATCAGTGGCGTCCTCGACCCCGCTATCGCGCGCCCAGATGAAGATCAGGCGATTGATATGATTGCAGGATTGGCTGTGCGTAAACCGATCCGTGATCGTTCCGGCTTTTATATCAACGCAGCGGGCGATGTTTTGACCACGCTTGAAGCAATCGGCCAGTGCGCCTCGATTACTCTCGGGCTGGAACATGACGCGACCGTGGTGCACCAAGATGTCGCCCTCGGGCTGGCCGTTTTGCGCCCAACGACACGACTTGCGCCACCTGCAGTAGCCGAATTCCAAACTGGTGTGCCGCGCTTGAACGCCGAAGTTGCTGTTGCAGGTTTTCCTTATGGCGGCGTACTGACAACGCCCGCGCTGACGTTTGGCACGCTGGCCGATATTCGCGGGCTCAATGGTGAAGATGAAATCAAGCGGCTATCGATCTTTGCCCAACCCGGTGATGCGGGTGGGCCAGTCTATGACAACGGTGGCGCGGTCTTGGGTATGTTGCTGCCAAAAACGCAGGAAAATGGCCAAAGCTTGCCGCCTGAGGTCTCATTTTCGTTGGATGCCGATCAGATCGTGGCGTCAATTGCGGGCGCAGGCCTAGACGTGGTGACAACGGAATCCGTGGCCTACATGACACCTGAATCCCTAACCCTAATGGCCGCTGACATGGCAGTTCTGGTCAGCTGCTGGGACGACTAG
- a CDS encoding TrkH family potassium uptake protein, with protein sequence MFDVRPVGYVIGLLVAALGATMFAPLLADLVAGNGHWPVFFESAVITILVGGLVALACQNGVSSGLTIRQTFLLTTLVWLALPLFGSLPFMLGGSDLDFTDAFFEAMSGLTTTGATVITGIEGLPEGLKLWRAIMQWLGGIGIIVVAMVFLPELRVGGMQIFRSEAFDTMGKILPRAAEISSRISVIYVAITLACAICYSIVGLNSFDAITHAMTTVATGGFSNYDNSFGAFGAGPHYVASVFMILAALPFVRYVQLISGNGARPLFRDSQIRTFFAVVFVLVGVMTLWLWRTFHGVGEIGFREALFNVTSIITGTGFASADYMQWGPFAVTMFFFIGLIGGCAGSTACSVKIFRYQLLFTSIKAQIRRIHSPHGIFTPRYQGRAVSDDVLNSVMAFFVAFMVAIGVVGVALAFTGLDFITSISGAASALANVGPGLGTEIGPAGNFAGLNDTAKWILAIAMLVGRLEIMAVFTILSWHFWRE encoded by the coding sequence ATGTTTGACGTGCGTCCCGTAGGATATGTGATTGGCCTTCTGGTCGCGGCTCTTGGGGCCACTATGTTTGCGCCTTTATTGGCCGATTTGGTAGCGGGCAATGGCCATTGGCCGGTGTTCTTTGAAAGCGCGGTCATAACCATTTTGGTAGGCGGGCTTGTCGCACTTGCCTGTCAGAATGGCGTGTCCTCAGGGCTGACGATCCGCCAGACGTTCTTACTGACGACACTTGTTTGGCTGGCATTGCCCTTGTTTGGATCATTGCCATTCATGTTGGGTGGATCAGATCTGGATTTTACCGATGCGTTCTTTGAGGCGATGTCAGGCCTGACCACAACAGGGGCCACCGTCATAACTGGCATCGAAGGCCTGCCAGAGGGTTTGAAATTGTGGCGCGCGATTATGCAGTGGCTTGGCGGGATCGGTATCATTGTTGTCGCGATGGTATTTCTACCCGAATTGCGCGTCGGTGGTATGCAGATATTCCGCAGTGAAGCCTTTGATACTATGGGTAAAATACTGCCCCGTGCGGCTGAGATTTCGAGCCGAATTTCAGTGATCTATGTCGCGATTACACTGGCCTGCGCGATCTGTTATTCTATTGTGGGGCTTAATTCATTCGACGCGATCACCCACGCAATGACGACCGTGGCGACGGGGGGGTTTTCGAACTACGACAATTCGTTCGGCGCGTTCGGCGCGGGGCCTCATTACGTCGCCAGCGTGTTCATGATCCTCGCGGCATTGCCATTTGTGCGATACGTGCAGCTGATTTCGGGCAACGGCGCGAGGCCGTTGTTTCGTGACAGCCAAATTCGCACCTTCTTTGCCGTTGTTTTTGTATTGGTGGGTGTGATGACGCTGTGGCTGTGGCGCACGTTCCACGGGGTTGGCGAAATCGGCTTTCGAGAGGCGCTGTTCAACGTCACTTCCATCATCACGGGGACGGGATTTGCATCGGCTGACTACATGCAATGGGGCCCGTTTGCAGTTACGATGTTCTTCTTTATTGGCTTGATCGGCGGCTGCGCTGGATCGACCGCCTGTAGTGTCAAAATCTTCCGTTATCAGTTGCTGTTTACATCCATCAAGGCCCAGATCCGCCGCATCCATTCGCCCCACGGTATATTCACCCCGCGCTATCAGGGCCGCGCGGTTAGCGATGATGTCCTGAACTCGGTCATGGCGTTTTTCGTGGCATTTATGGTGGCGATTGGTGTGGTCGGCGTGGCGTTGGCGTTTACGGGGCTGGATTTCATCACATCGATTTCAGGCGCGGCATCGGCTTTGGCGAATGTGGGGCCGGGTTTGGGCACTGAAATCGGGCCGGCTGGCAATTTTGCGGGCTTGAACGATACTGCCAAATGGATTTTGGCGATCGCGATGTTGGTGGGCCGGCTTGAGATTATGGCCGTGTTTACCATCCTCAGTTGGCATTTCTGGAGAGAATAA